From Rutidosis leptorrhynchoides isolate AG116_Rl617_1_P2 chromosome 3, CSIRO_AGI_Rlap_v1, whole genome shotgun sequence, a single genomic window includes:
- the LOC139900646 gene encoding cysteine-rich receptor-like protein kinase 44, with amino-acid sequence MDDVLLSEAIGTTGYMDPQIVKTGGVTHKSDIYSFGVVLLEILCGRKSFIASEDDKFLVSLAKIRYEKRRFNDLVLPSLFEQIALVAGQTFISAAIFCVKDEQVQRPDMKYIAQKLEKALERPSLEELTSQLSHLKIRLHDITLATNNFSVACRIVTNYFYEVYRAEIEIWDKERLVSIEQINKSEFPKRRTTIFIKRIRPQEDNLGEEVFRTNIEMLATCKHRNIVTLLGFCHEDLEKILIIEDSYNGYLFEYLVNYQDISLLTWEKRLKICLDVAYGLKYLHHEMEHQKTVIKRCFSKVSIAVDENFGTKIVDFGLSVFLPPNQDDYCLCSNSMPESYVDPEYIDKGRLKRESDVYSFGLVLFEIFSGRLADDQMYKIGGRDGLAYVARRCFRNGTIMDMIDPIIKEHSDKDSVDTFVKTAYLYLAETQGQRPTMKDVAVLIDKSMIDNKKVISLY; translated from the exons ATGGATGATGTTCTCCTTTCGGAAGCTATTGGAACAACAGGGTATATGGACCCACAAATTGTGAAAACCGGTGGTGTGACCCACAAGTCCGATATCTACTCATTTGGTGTCGTTTTATTGGAAATATTGTGTGGCAGGAAATCGTTTATAGCAAGCGAGGATGATAAGTTTCTAGTTTCGCTGGCCAAAATTAGATATGAAAAACGTAGATTTAATGATTTAGTCCTACCTAGCCTATTTGAGCAAATAGCTTTGGTGGCAGGCCAAACCTTCATATCAGCAGCAATATTTTGCGTAAAAGATGAGCAAGTACAACGTCCTGATATGAAGTATATTGCCCAAAAACTTGAGAAGGCATTGGAA AGACCCAGTTTAGAAGAGTTGACATCTCAACTCAGTCACTTGAAGATAAGGCTCCATGATATAACTTTGGCCACCAATAACTTTTCTGTCGCATGCCGCATCGTCACAAACTACTTTTATGAAGTATACAGAGCAGAAATTGAAATTTGGGATAAAGAAAGATTGGTCTCAATAGAACAGATAAATAAAAGTGAATTTCCCAAGAGACGCACCACTATCTTTATAAAACGCATACGACCTCAAGAAGACAATCTAGGAGAAGAAGTATTCCGTACAAACATTGAAATGCTTGCAACTTGTAAGCATCGCAACATAGTCACTCTACTTGGATTTTGTCATGAAGATCTAGAGAAGATCCTTATCATTGAGGATTCATATAATGGATACCTTTTTGAATATCTTGTAAACTATCAAGACATATCTCTCCTTACATGGGAAAAACGTTTGAAAATATGCCTTGATGTTGCATATGGATTAAAGTACCTACATCATGAGATGGAACACCAAAAGACAGTGATAAAACGTTGTTTTTCTAAAGTTTCAATTGCCGTAGATGAGAATTTTGGGACAAAGATTGTTGACTTTGGGCTATCCGTCTTCCTTCCCCCGAACCAAGATGATTATTGCCTTTGTTCAAATTCTATGCCAGAAAGTTACGTTGATCCAGAATATATTGACAAGGGTAGGTTAAAAAGAGAATCAGATGTATATAGTTTTGGATTAGTTTTGTTTGAAATTTTTAGTGGAAGGCTAGCCGACGATCAGATGTACAAGATAGGGGGTAGAGATGGGCTGGCATATGTGGCACGCCGATGCTTCCGTAACGGAACAATAATGGATATGATAGATCCTATAATTAAGGAACATAGTGACAAAGATTCTGTAGACACTTTTGTGAAAACTGCATATCTGTATTTGGCTGAAACTCAAGGCCAACGTCCAACAATGAAAGACGTCGCTGTTTTGATTGATAAAAGTATGATTGATAATAAGAAAGTAATCAGTTTGTATTGA